One genomic segment of Oxalobacteraceae sp. CFBP 8761 includes these proteins:
- a CDS encoding PLP-dependent aminotransferase family protein, with product MHAHDLIAATPLERSGEIPLFRQLYARLKDAILQGTLAPGARLPATRTLCVALGISRQTVLAAYDQLTAEGYLRGGVGQGTFVDEALPLARRPPRTDGLLRALPARGAAMATAMGRAPLRDGPPRAFRPSMPGLDLFPFDLWRKLEARQLRRAHRSGPYLGYGAANGYAPLRELLCAYLRASRGVVCEPAQIVITSGSQQALYLLSQLLLAPGDGVWLESPGYQGASAPMQVAGARLCTVPVTDEGMDVAYGALHYPDARMVFTTPSHQLPLGVTMSLARRLELLRWATANRAWVIEDDYDSEYRYTGPPLASLQSLDRAGCVIYVGTFSKVLFPALRLGYVVAPPALAEPLARAKALIDRQGAILPQAVLADFIGEGHFMRHIRRTRDAYAERRSALMAALSDRLDERLRCGPADAGLDLCTHFLPDERGRIPLEARVAQAALDAGIELRPLGYFANPAATPACAVAPGLLLGFSAVPPADIRRGVAALAKVIEAQWPASARRGKV from the coding sequence ATGCATGCCCACGACCTGATTGCCGCTACGCCGCTTGAACGCAGCGGTGAGATCCCCCTGTTTCGCCAGCTGTACGCACGGCTCAAAGACGCCATCCTGCAGGGCACGCTGGCCCCCGGCGCACGCCTGCCGGCCACACGCACGCTGTGCGTCGCGCTGGGGATATCGCGCCAGACCGTGCTGGCTGCCTACGATCAACTCACTGCCGAAGGTTATCTGCGTGGCGGCGTGGGTCAGGGCACGTTTGTCGACGAAGCCTTGCCGCTTGCGCGCAGGCCGCCCCGGACCGATGGCCTGCTACGGGCATTGCCGGCACGCGGCGCGGCCATGGCCACCGCCATGGGCCGGGCGCCGTTGCGCGATGGTCCGCCGCGCGCTTTCCGCCCCAGCATGCCGGGCCTGGACCTGTTTCCGTTCGACCTGTGGCGCAAGCTCGAAGCGCGCCAGTTACGGCGCGCGCATCGTTCCGGTCCCTATCTCGGCTATGGCGCCGCCAACGGCTACGCCCCGCTGCGCGAACTGCTGTGCGCTTACCTGCGCGCTTCGCGCGGCGTCGTGTGCGAACCGGCGCAGATCGTGATCACGTCCGGTTCGCAGCAGGCCTTGTACCTGCTGTCCCAACTGCTGCTCGCGCCCGGCGACGGTGTCTGGCTCGAGTCGCCCGGCTACCAGGGAGCCAGCGCGCCGATGCAGGTGGCCGGGGCGCGCCTGTGCACCGTGCCGGTGACCGACGAAGGGATGGATGTGGCGTACGGCGCGCTGCATTATCCCGACGCGCGCATGGTGTTCACCACCCCGTCGCACCAGCTGCCGCTGGGCGTGACGATGAGCCTCGCGCGCCGGCTCGAACTGCTGCGCTGGGCGACCGCCAACCGCGCCTGGGTGATCGAGGATGATTACGACAGCGAGTACCGCTACACCGGCCCGCCGCTGGCGTCGCTGCAAAGCCTCGACCGCGCAGGTTGCGTGATCTACGTGGGCACGTTCTCGAAGGTGCTGTTTCCGGCGCTGCGGCTCGGCTACGTCGTCGCGCCGCCGGCGCTGGCCGAACCGCTCGCGCGCGCGAAAGCGCTGATCGACCGCCAGGGCGCGATCCTGCCGCAGGCGGTGCTGGCCGACTTCATCGGCGAAGGCCACTTCATGCGCCACATCCGGCGCACGCGCGACGCGTATGCCGAACGACGCTCAGCGCTGATGGCGGCGCTGAGCGACCGTCTTGACGAACGCTTGCGCTGTGGCCCGGCCGATGCGGGGCTGGACTTGTGCACGCACTTCCTGCCTGACGAGCGTGGCCGCATTCCGCTCGAAGCCCGTGTGGCGCAGGCGGCGCTTGATGCCGGCATCGAACTGCGCCCGCTCGGGTATTTTGCGAATCCCGCGGCCACGC
- a CDS encoding FMN-binding negative transcriptional regulator — protein sequence MYCPARFAQPDSTSLHDLIAAHPLGMLVTHSDGLPDADHLPFDVYASEGVLRTHVARRNPVWQRDGQQVLVVFRGPSGYATPDRVEKEETGGRVVPTWTYNVVHVHGRLRTIDEPAWLLAQVTRLTNRMECTQAAPWAVSDAPNDYIEGMLNAIVGIEIVIERIEGKWKTEPAPRVRTTSGAGPVNAKS from the coding sequence ATGTATTGCCCTGCCCGTTTTGCCCAGCCTGACAGCACCAGCCTGCACGACCTGATTGCCGCCCACCCGTTGGGCATGCTGGTGACGCACAGCGACGGCCTGCCGGACGCCGATCATCTGCCATTTGATGTGTACGCCAGCGAGGGGGTGCTGCGCACGCATGTCGCGCGCCGCAATCCCGTCTGGCAGCGCGACGGGCAGCAGGTGCTGGTCGTGTTTCGCGGACCATCGGGGTATGCCACGCCGGACCGCGTGGAAAAAGAGGAAACGGGGGGCCGCGTGGTGCCCACCTGGACTTACAACGTGGTGCACGTGCACGGACGGCTGCGCACGATCGACGAGCCGGCCTGGCTGCTGGCACAGGTGACGCGTCTGACCAACCGCATGGAATGCACGCAAGCTGCGCCATGGGCGGTGAGCGATGCACCGAACGATTACATTGAGGGGATGCTGAACGCCATCGTCGGCATCGAAATCGTGATCGAACGGATTGAAGGGAAATGGAAAACCGAGCCGGCGCCAAGGGTACGGACGACCTCTGGCGCCGGCCCGGTCAATGCCAAATCTTAG
- a CDS encoding DUF4142 domain-containing protein: MQKTQFIKRLLAVSVAAAMFGSVGAQAQTASTQMGASATATTGSGTAKLTAADRKAIMDMAMSNMAEVEMGKMAQSKSQNADVKAFGQKMVDDHGKALTEVQTLAQSKGVTLPTELDAKHKALAAKLEKANGDAFDKAYTKQGGVAAHKDTLAKLQKASKAAKDADVKGQVDKTIPVVQEHLKHAEQVASGKMGSTGSSGAAGHTGASH, translated from the coding sequence ATGCAGAAAACCCAATTCATCAAGCGCCTGTTGGCCGTGTCGGTCGCCGCAGCCATGTTCGGTTCGGTTGGCGCGCAGGCGCAAACCGCCTCCACCCAGATGGGTGCCAGCGCGACCGCCACCACCGGCAGTGGCACGGCCAAGCTGACCGCTGCCGATCGCAAGGCCATCATGGACATGGCGATGTCGAACATGGCGGAGGTCGAAATGGGCAAAATGGCGCAAAGCAAGAGCCAGAATGCCGATGTGAAAGCGTTCGGTCAGAAAATGGTCGACGACCATGGCAAGGCGCTGACCGAAGTGCAGACTCTGGCACAATCGAAGGGCGTGACCCTGCCGACTGAACTCGACGCCAAGCACAAGGCGCTGGCCGCCAAGCTGGAAAAGGCAAACGGCGACGCGTTCGACAAGGCCTACACGAAGCAGGGCGGCGTGGCAGCGCACAAGGACACGCTGGCCAAGCTGCAAAAAGCCTCGAAAGCGGCCAAGGATGCTGACGTCAAGGGGCAGGTCGACAAGACCATCCCGGTCGTGCAAGAGCACCTGAAGCACGCCGAGCAAGTTGCTAGCGGCAAAATGGGCAGCACCGGCAGCTCGGGCGCCGCAGGCCATACCGGCGCCAGCCACTAA
- a CDS encoding acid phosphatase, translating to MHEQDSGPDASTQPGNPARRRIFQAAAAAGVVAGAGTLPGVASAAPTAGRAPAKSSLDAKLRAHVKNVVVIYLENRSFNNLFADFPGLAEPLASVPAARLQQRDRDGSVLPTLPKIWGGMVPGRQNIGGKEYLIDEKQLTRLPNAPFKLTDGDGKPLPESIVTRDLVHQFYHNQMQINGGRNDGFAAWSDAGGMVMGYYGETSKNLGLWQIAREFTLCDNFFMAAFGGSYLNHQFLISGRVPEYFHAAQTAAKSKIAVLADGPQGVRLALQPDSPASALGGPPKVVRNGAMTPDGYAVNTMAPPYQPSWVRPAVDGNPLHADPQDASVLPPQTYDTIGDLLSRRGVSWAWYGGGQQAALDGRGAGQKPNFQYHHQPFNYFRQFAPGTKARADHLRDGGLGDSPISNRFIADVIAGKLPAVAFYKPQGNLNLHAGYSDIESGDAHVANVIEHLKKSPQWKDMVVVITFDENGGWWDHVAPPKGDRWGPGSRIPAIVVSPHAKRGAVDHNFYDTTSVLRFITRLHGLPLLEGLALRNAAFEGRGARPPGDLTATLQFR from the coding sequence GTGCACGAGCAAGATTCCGGACCGGACGCGTCCACCCAGCCAGGCAATCCCGCGCGCAGGCGCATCTTCCAGGCCGCTGCGGCCGCTGGCGTGGTGGCCGGCGCCGGTACACTGCCCGGTGTGGCAAGCGCTGCGCCCACCGCCGGCCGGGCGCCCGCCAAGAGTTCGCTCGACGCCAAACTGCGCGCCCACGTCAAGAACGTGGTCGTGATCTATCTGGAAAACCGCAGCTTCAACAACCTGTTTGCCGATTTTCCCGGGCTGGCCGAGCCTCTCGCAAGTGTACCTGCGGCGCGCCTGCAGCAGCGCGACCGCGATGGTTCGGTCCTGCCCACCCTGCCCAAAATCTGGGGCGGCATGGTGCCGGGCCGACAGAATATCGGCGGCAAGGAATACCTGATCGACGAGAAGCAATTGACCAGACTGCCGAACGCGCCGTTCAAGCTGACCGACGGCGATGGCAAGCCGCTGCCGGAGTCCATCGTCACGCGCGACCTGGTGCATCAGTTCTATCACAACCAGATGCAGATCAATGGCGGGCGCAACGACGGCTTTGCCGCGTGGTCCGATGCTGGTGGCATGGTGATGGGCTATTACGGCGAAACATCAAAGAACCTCGGCTTGTGGCAGATCGCGCGCGAATTCACGCTGTGCGACAACTTCTTCATGGCCGCTTTTGGCGGCTCGTACCTGAATCACCAGTTCCTGATCAGCGGGCGGGTGCCGGAATACTTCCATGCTGCGCAGACGGCGGCCAAGTCGAAGATTGCGGTGCTGGCCGATGGCCCGCAGGGCGTGCGCCTGGCGCTGCAACCCGATTCACCGGCCTCGGCGCTGGGTGGTCCGCCCAAGGTCGTGCGCAACGGCGCGATGACGCCCGACGGTTACGCCGTCAACACGATGGCGCCGCCATATCAGCCGAGCTGGGTCCGCCCGGCCGTCGATGGCAACCCGCTGCACGCCGACCCGCAAGATGCCAGCGTGTTGCCGCCGCAAACCTACGACACGATCGGCGACCTGTTGTCCCGGCGCGGTGTGAGCTGGGCCTGGTATGGCGGCGGCCAGCAAGCGGCGCTCGATGGCCGCGGCGCCGGCCAGAAGCCCAACTTCCAGTACCACCACCAGCCATTCAATTACTTCAGGCAGTTCGCCCCGGGAACGAAGGCGCGCGCCGACCACTTGCGTGACGGCGGCCTGGGCGACAGCCCGATCTCGAACCGCTTCATTGCCGACGTCATTGCCGGCAAGCTGCCGGCGGTCGCGTTCTACAAGCCGCAAGGCAACCTGAACCTGCACGCCGGGTACTCGGACATCGAATCGGGCGACGCCCATGTCGCCAACGTCATCGAGCACCTGAAAAAATCACCGCAGTGGAAAGACATGGTGGTCGTGATTACCTTCGACGAGAACGGTGGCTGGTGGGACCATGTGGCCCCGCCGAAGGGTGACCGCTGGGGCCCGGGCTCGCGCATCCCGGCGATCGTGGTGTCGCCGCACGCCAAGCGGGGCGCGGTCGACCACAATTTCTATGACACGACCTCGGTATTGCGCTTCATCACGCGCCTGCACGGTTTGCCGCTGCTGGAAGGCCTGGCCTTGCGTAACGCCGCGTTCGAAGGGCGCGGGGCCCGTCCGCCGGGCGATCTGACGGCAACATTGCAATTCCGGTGA